Proteins encoded together in one Ferroglobus placidus DSM 10642 window:
- the glmM gene encoding phosphoglucosamine mutase, whose product MARELFGTNGVRGIANEELTAEMALNLGRTIATMKPGRIAIACDTRISSEMLKSAVIAGILSAGSDAVDLGVAPTPALQYYVKENNVDAGVIVTASHNPREYNGIKYIQEDGTEFTWEMDEEAEKIYKSKSFRKARWNEVGRILRDDCIDLYVSGILEKVDAEEIERRKFRVVLDCGNGAASFTSPEILKRLNCEVLTLNCNPDGRFTARNPEPVDEHLDMLKEAVKAFKADFGVAHDGDADRATFVDEKGNFVSEDVTLAIMAKYYVEQHGGGVVVTPVSSSRCVEDVVREAGGEVVYTAVGSPVVAKVMKEKNAVFGGEGNGGLIFPEHLLARDGGMSLAKFMELMALTGKKLSELAEEIPKYHMIKLKVECRDRKRLLEGLRREFPEANFTDGARIDYEDGWLLIRPSGTEPIARIFAEAKTESKAKELAEFGVSVVKKILG is encoded by the coding sequence ATGGCGAGAGAGCTTTTCGGAACTAACGGCGTGAGAGGAATTGCGAACGAAGAGCTTACTGCCGAAATGGCGCTCAACCTTGGAAGAACTATAGCCACGATGAAACCGGGGAGAATTGCTATCGCATGCGATACGAGAATTTCTTCTGAAATGCTGAAATCCGCTGTTATTGCTGGAATTCTTTCTGCTGGAAGCGACGCCGTTGACCTCGGCGTAGCTCCTACTCCAGCTCTGCAGTATTACGTGAAGGAAAACAACGTTGATGCCGGAGTAATTGTGACAGCTTCCCACAATCCGAGGGAGTACAACGGAATAAAGTACATTCAGGAAGACGGAACTGAATTCACTTGGGAGATGGATGAGGAGGCGGAGAAAATATACAAGAGCAAGAGCTTTAGAAAAGCGAGATGGAATGAGGTTGGAAGGATTCTGAGAGATGATTGCATAGATCTTTACGTTTCCGGAATTTTAGAGAAAGTTGACGCTGAGGAGATCGAGAGGAGGAAGTTCAGAGTCGTTTTAGATTGTGGAAACGGTGCAGCAAGCTTTACGTCTCCAGAAATTCTTAAGAGATTAAACTGTGAGGTGCTGACTTTAAATTGCAATCCGGATGGGAGATTTACGGCAAGGAATCCGGAGCCGGTTGACGAGCACTTGGACATGCTTAAAGAAGCGGTGAAAGCGTTTAAAGCTGATTTTGGAGTTGCTCATGATGGGGATGCGGATAGAGCAACTTTCGTCGATGAAAAGGGAAATTTCGTTAGCGAGGACGTCACTCTCGCTATAATGGCTAAGTACTACGTGGAGCAGCACGGGGGAGGAGTTGTTGTTACTCCCGTAAGCAGTTCGAGGTGCGTTGAGGACGTCGTCAGAGAGGCTGGAGGAGAGGTCGTTTACACAGCCGTTGGCTCGCCGGTAGTGGCTAAGGTGATGAAGGAGAAGAACGCTGTTTTCGGTGGAGAGGGCAATGGAGGGTTGATATTTCCGGAGCATTTGCTTGCGAGAGACGGGGGAATGAGCTTGGCTAAATTCATGGAACTCATGGCTTTAACTGGCAAAAAGCTTTCTGAACTTGCTGAGGAGATTCCGAAGTACCACATGATAAAGCTGAAGGTTGAGTGCAGAGATAGAAAAAGGTTGCTCGAAGGGCTCAGAAGAGAATTTCCGGAGGCGAACTTTACCGACGGAGCGAGAATAGACTACGAAGACGGCTGGCTTCTGATAAGACCCTCCGGAACTGAGCCGATAGCGAGGATATTTGCAGAAGCTAAAACCGAGAGTAAAGCGAAGGAGCTGGCTGAATTTGGCGTTAGTGTTGTGAAGAAGATTCTTGGCTGA
- a CDS encoding NUDIX hydrolase has protein sequence MVRKLKEILDPELKYVKNERVAAVLVPITFDLELVMIKRAKNLSRSAGHIAFPGGIREKTESIVETALREAEEEIGVKRENINVLGYLSPKEVVEHRIKIHPVVGIVSSKNFTPDNYEVEKILVDDLRRVLKSRRIADWGPNFECAGELVWGASSRILDDFYLRIVKKFGSVDEFFSQESSSQH, from the coding sequence ATGGTGAGAAAGTTGAAAGAAATACTCGATCCGGAGCTTAAATACGTTAAAAACGAGAGGGTTGCGGCAGTTTTAGTCCCGATAACGTTCGATCTTGAGCTGGTTATGATAAAAAGGGCAAAGAACTTGAGTAGAAGCGCCGGACACATTGCCTTTCCGGGAGGAATTAGAGAAAAAACGGAAAGTATAGTCGAGACTGCTTTGAGGGAGGCTGAGGAGGAGATTGGAGTAAAGAGAGAAAACATAAACGTTCTCGGCTACTTGTCTCCGAAGGAGGTTGTTGAGCACAGAATAAAAATCCACCCGGTTGTCGGTATCGTCTCAAGCAAGAACTTCACCCCAGACAACTACGAGGTGGAAAAAATCCTCGTGGACGATCTTAGAAGAGTTTTGAAGAGCAGAAGAATAGCTGACTGGGGTCCGAATTTCGAGTGTGCAGGAGAGCTTGTTTGGGGGGCTTCGAGCAGAATTTTAGACGATTTTTACCTCAGAATTGTTAAAAAATTTGGAAGCGTAGACGAATTCTTCAGCCAAGAATCTTCTTCACAACACTAA
- a CDS encoding site-2 protease family protein, producing MNEREVLEEAFNVYFEHEEGEVKRFFVIPKYGIYDERTQIVLAKLSEKYDVSVKMLHGEIVVELKPHKENYLINIILLALTFLSTTFVGSFYLGEFDLIQGVMFSIAILFVLGSHEMGHYFTSRRFGVRTSLPYFIPFPTIIGTLGAIIKHRGAIPSRKALLAIGAAGPLAGIVASVIVAYIGLKFFEVSIPPEEAEIFIGVPPLFYAVMSAVNYSGNAIHPVAFAGWVGMFVTSLNLIPVGQLDGGHIMRALIGEKADAVSKIVPFILIVLGTFFGSIWFFWGIITLFFGMQKHPKPIDDSPLPFNWKMLGVITFAIGAACFTPTPFLIPKNLK from the coding sequence TTGAATGAGAGAGAAGTACTCGAAGAAGCCTTTAACGTTTACTTCGAACATGAAGAGGGGGAAGTAAAGAGGTTCTTTGTAATCCCAAAGTATGGGATTTACGACGAGAGAACGCAGATCGTTCTTGCTAAGTTGAGTGAGAAATACGACGTTAGTGTAAAAATGCTCCATGGAGAAATCGTCGTTGAGCTAAAACCTCACAAAGAGAACTACCTGATAAACATTATTCTGCTTGCCTTAACTTTTCTCTCCACGACCTTCGTCGGCTCCTTTTATTTGGGAGAGTTCGATTTAATTCAAGGGGTTATGTTCTCGATAGCCATCCTCTTCGTCCTCGGAAGCCACGAGATGGGGCATTACTTCACCTCAAGGCGCTTTGGAGTTAGAACTTCTCTACCCTACTTCATACCCTTCCCCACGATTATAGGCACGCTCGGAGCGATAATAAAGCACAGAGGAGCCATACCGAGCAGAAAAGCTTTGCTTGCTATCGGCGCAGCCGGCCCTCTTGCCGGAATCGTAGCTTCGGTAATAGTGGCTTACATAGGGCTGAAGTTCTTTGAAGTCAGCATACCTCCGGAAGAAGCCGAGATTTTCATCGGAGTTCCTCCTCTTTTTTACGCGGTTATGAGCGCTGTGAATTATTCGGGAAATGCGATACATCCGGTAGCTTTCGCTGGATGGGTTGGAATGTTCGTGACTTCGCTGAATTTAATCCCAGTAGGACAGCTTGACGGTGGGCACATAATGCGAGCTTTAATAGGAGAAAAAGCCGACGCAGTTTCCAAAATCGTTCCCTTCATACTGATAGTTCTCGGAACGTTCTTTGGCTCGATATGGTTCTTTTGGGGAATTATAACGCTATTCTTTGGAATGCAGAAGCATCCGAAGCCGATAGACGACTCACCCTTGCCTTTCAACTGGAAAATGCTCGGAGTGATCACTTTCGCCATCGGTGCAGCTTGCTTCACACCAACCCCCTTCCTAATTCCGAAAAATTTAAAGTGA
- a CDS encoding DUF126 domain-containing protein: MRIKARGVSKGFARGEALVSKSKISFLGDVDAKSGVVVDKNSDIYGESVANKVLVFPSGKGSTVGTYVLLQLKKNGVAPLAIINEKTEVIIAVGAIIAEIPLVDMPEVNVFEILKSGDIVTVNATEGWIEIE; encoded by the coding sequence TTGAGGATTAAAGCAAGAGGCGTTTCGAAAGGCTTTGCAAGGGGAGAGGCTTTAGTTTCAAAGAGCAAGATCTCCTTTCTCGGAGATGTTGATGCGAAAAGCGGAGTAGTAGTGGATAAAAACAGCGATATTTACGGAGAGAGCGTAGCGAACAAAGTTCTCGTTTTTCCTTCGGGAAAAGGAAGTACCGTGGGAACGTACGTTCTTCTCCAATTAAAAAAGAACGGTGTCGCTCCTCTGGCGATTATAAACGAAAAGACCGAAGTTATCATCGCCGTAGGAGCGATAATAGCTGAGATCCCCCTTGTGGACATGCCCGAGGTAAACGTTTTCGAAATATTGAAGAGCGGGGATATCGTTACTGTAAATGCTACCGAGGGGTGGATTGAAATTGAATGA
- a CDS encoding aconitase X catalytic domain-containing protein, whose amino-acid sequence MFLTKEEEKLLESPNEGIRKCMEILVAVGEIFGAEKLIEIKSAQISGVSYSNIGEAGLEWLESLDVKVSVDAFLNPAGFDLERWREMGIEESYREKQLRIIKAFERMGVKLTLTCTPYYLVEVKKDDHLAWAESSAVVYANSIIGARTNRESGITALAAAVIGKTPYYGLHVKENRAPTVLVKIKGENFALAGLELGRVLKEGEIPLVEFSRKPSEEELKLFGAALASTSSCSMFHAAKLTPEWRDFETPKEKIEIDEAEFEKCSPDLIAIGCPHVSKQELEKIYELLKKYGKAKRNLWIFTSREIKEQCSDLVRKIEELGGKVFSDTCMVVSPASEKFSCVMVNSGKALEYLPKLRKVNATFASLEDCVRWATLED is encoded by the coding sequence ATGTTTCTAACAAAGGAAGAGGAAAAGCTTCTCGAAAGCCCAAACGAAGGTATTAGAAAGTGCATGGAAATACTTGTGGCTGTTGGAGAAATATTCGGGGCTGAAAAACTGATAGAAATAAAGAGCGCTCAGATTTCCGGAGTTTCCTACAGCAACATTGGAGAAGCTGGGTTGGAATGGCTCGAGAGCTTGGATGTGAAAGTTTCCGTCGACGCTTTTCTCAATCCGGCGGGATTTGATTTGGAGAGATGGAGGGAAATGGGAATAGAGGAAAGCTACCGGGAAAAGCAGTTGAGGATAATCAAAGCCTTCGAGAGAATGGGTGTAAAGCTCACACTTACGTGCACCCCATACTACTTGGTAGAAGTAAAAAAGGACGACCACCTCGCTTGGGCTGAGAGTTCAGCTGTTGTTTACGCAAATTCGATAATAGGAGCGAGAACAAACAGGGAGAGCGGAATTACTGCTTTGGCAGCAGCCGTTATCGGAAAAACTCCGTATTACGGTCTGCATGTAAAAGAAAACAGGGCTCCTACGGTTTTAGTTAAAATTAAGGGTGAAAACTTCGCTTTAGCCGGATTAGAACTTGGAAGAGTTTTGAAGGAAGGAGAAATCCCCCTCGTGGAATTCAGTAGAAAGCCATCTGAAGAGGAATTGAAGCTATTCGGAGCGGCTTTAGCGTCGACTTCTTCTTGCTCTATGTTTCACGCAGCAAAGCTGACTCCGGAATGGAGAGACTTCGAAACTCCGAAAGAAAAGATAGAGATAGATGAAGCTGAATTTGAGAAGTGCTCTCCGGATTTAATAGCGATAGGCTGTCCGCACGTTTCGAAACAAGAACTTGAAAAAATTTACGAACTGCTTAAAAAGTACGGGAAAGCTAAGAGAAATCTCTGGATATTTACTTCAAGGGAAATCAAAGAGCAGTGCTCGGATCTCGTGAGAAAGATAGAAGAGCTCGGTGGAAAAGTCTTTTCCGACACGTGCATGGTCGTTTCCCCGGCAAGTGAAAAATTCAGCTGCGTCATGGTGAACAGCGGAAAAGCTTTAGAGTATTTGCCGAAGCTGAGAAAAGTTAATGCAACTTTTGCCTCGCTTGAGGATTGCGTGAGGTGGGCTACCCTTGAGGATTAA
- a CDS encoding amino acid permease, which translates to MENRVKITLSRDLSLFDITMIGIAGMIGAGIFALTGIAAGIAGPAILIAFLFNGIIATFTGLAYAELGSAIPQAGGGYVWIKEALGNYAGFMAGWVDWAAHTIACSLYAVIFGAFLSEFLVRFVGLNFPQNVLAKVSSLLIVSFLAYVNFVGVKESGKLGGIVTLLKIIILLVFAFFGLSRTFSYPDWESAFQPFMPHGFVGVLAAMGLTFIAFEGFEIIVQSGEEVKNPEKNIPKAIVVSLWVTVAIYILVAFSLLGAVRAEVPSWEYLGQLAEFSLIRVADEIMPLGGVLIIAGGLISTISAMNATIYSSSRVIFALSRSGYLHKALAAINEKTKTPHLAILFSYIIIATASLAPIEAVASAASLMFILLFMFVNSALVVLRLRRPDLKRSFKVPLVPFLPVLTLTLQVVITYFLVTQLEHGVLIALLVLAWIFFGSLVYYAYSEKEMEKRIEEEIKTVYKEIPIEEKPYRILVPIANPAIAKKLVNFAKIIAKKRDGEIIVANIVRLPYQTPLTAALGEISKAKKMVSELLNQEVPVGGVVAVGHSVPEAILNLVDELKPNLIVMGWRGRTFRKDVVLGSTIDPVLVKAKCDVVVIKFGANSLSFERILIPTAGGPHAILACEIARDLARENSEIDLMYVGKSEKERNLAEKAFKEAEEILGKARVSKKFEIHSNPAERIAEEAEKHDVTIIGASEKPFLQNFLFGLFPEKIVRKTSKTVAMTRKWVRLIA; encoded by the coding sequence ATGGAAAATCGGGTAAAAATTACGCTCAGCAGAGATTTGTCTCTTTTCGACATAACCATGATCGGTATTGCTGGGATGATCGGTGCTGGTATTTTCGCTTTAACTGGCATCGCCGCAGGAATTGCTGGTCCGGCAATTTTGATAGCTTTTCTCTTTAACGGGATTATCGCCACATTCACGGGTTTGGCTTACGCTGAACTCGGCTCAGCGATCCCTCAGGCTGGAGGAGGTTACGTTTGGATAAAAGAAGCTCTCGGAAATTACGCCGGTTTTATGGCTGGCTGGGTAGATTGGGCAGCACATACAATTGCTTGCTCCCTTTATGCTGTGATTTTCGGAGCTTTCCTCTCCGAATTTTTGGTAAGATTTGTGGGATTGAACTTTCCTCAGAATGTTTTAGCTAAGGTCTCTTCACTTCTCATAGTTTCTTTTCTTGCTTACGTGAACTTTGTAGGAGTGAAAGAAAGTGGTAAACTTGGAGGAATTGTCACGCTATTAAAAATAATCATCCTGCTTGTTTTCGCCTTTTTCGGATTAAGCAGAACTTTCAGCTATCCTGACTGGGAGAGCGCATTTCAGCCTTTCATGCCCCACGGCTTTGTTGGAGTTCTCGCTGCCATGGGTTTGACTTTCATCGCTTTTGAAGGTTTCGAAATAATAGTTCAGAGTGGAGAGGAGGTAAAGAATCCGGAGAAAAACATCCCGAAAGCTATAGTCGTCTCTCTTTGGGTTACCGTGGCAATATACATTTTAGTCGCATTTTCTTTGCTCGGAGCAGTAAGAGCTGAAGTACCGAGCTGGGAGTATCTCGGTCAGCTTGCAGAGTTCAGTCTTATTAGGGTGGCTGACGAAATAATGCCTCTTGGAGGAGTTTTGATAATCGCTGGTGGTTTGATATCAACTATAAGTGCGATGAACGCAACAATTTACTCATCCTCGCGAGTGATTTTTGCTTTGAGCAGGTCGGGATACTTGCACAAAGCTTTGGCTGCGATAAACGAGAAAACGAAAACTCCCCACCTTGCCATTCTTTTCAGCTACATAATCATAGCGACAGCCTCCTTAGCCCCTATTGAAGCTGTAGCATCCGCAGCAAGCCTGATGTTCATCCTACTCTTCATGTTCGTAAACTCAGCCTTGGTCGTTCTCAGACTGAGAAGACCGGATTTGAAAAGAAGTTTTAAAGTTCCTCTCGTCCCATTTCTTCCCGTTTTAACGCTAACCCTACAGGTTGTCATAACGTACTTTTTAGTCACCCAGCTGGAGCACGGAGTTCTAATCGCTCTCCTCGTCCTCGCTTGGATATTTTTTGGCTCTCTCGTGTACTACGCTTATTCTGAGAAAGAGATGGAAAAGAGGATTGAAGAGGAGATTAAGACAGTCTATAAGGAGATACCGATAGAAGAAAAACCCTACAGAATCCTTGTTCCGATAGCCAATCCGGCAATTGCAAAGAAGCTCGTAAACTTCGCAAAAATCATTGCAAAGAAGAGGGACGGAGAGATTATAGTTGCGAACATAGTAAGATTGCCTTACCAGACACCTTTGACAGCAGCTCTTGGGGAGATTAGTAAGGCTAAAAAGATGGTTTCTGAGCTTTTAAATCAGGAAGTTCCGGTTGGAGGGGTTGTAGCAGTAGGACACTCAGTTCCGGAAGCGATTCTCAACCTCGTGGACGAATTAAAGCCGAATTTGATAGTCATGGGCTGGAGAGGTAGAACTTTCAGGAAAGACGTTGTTCTCGGAAGCACGATAGACCCGGTTCTCGTCAAAGCAAAGTGTGACGTTGTCGTCATAAAGTTCGGAGCTAATTCGCTTTCCTTTGAGAGAATTCTCATCCCCACCGCCGGAGGACCTCACGCAATTCTGGCTTGCGAAATAGCAAGAGATCTGGCAAGGGAAAACTCGGAAATAGATTTGATGTATGTCGGAAAAAGTGAAAAAGAGAGGAATTTGGCTGAGAAAGCTTTTAAAGAGGCTGAAGAGATTCTTGGAAAAGCAAGGGTTTCGAAAAAGTTCGAGATTCACAGCAACCCTGCTGAGAGGATTGCCGAAGAAGCTGAAAAGCACGATGTAACTATAATAGGCGCTTCTGAAAAACCGTTTCTTCAGAATTTCCTTTTTGGACTATTCCCTGAAAAGATAGTCAGAAAGACGAGTAAAACGGTAGCGATGACGAGGAAGTGGGTGAGGCTGATAGCTTGA
- a CDS encoding APC family permease, translating into MGFWEAFSIGVGGMIGGGIFAVLGLSVQYSKGLAPLAFLISGVIALLTSYSYAKLTVRFPSRGGTIEFLVKAYGTDVFSGTLNLLLLASYIIMISLYSYAFGSYATNLFNFQFPFLKHLLISFPIIAFTLVNAYGAVVSGRAEDVLVAFKVIVLVVVAVAGLGYINPKRFSEVEAGFADVIVGGMIIFLAYEGFELIANAGSDVEKPEVLRKAFFASVLFVIVIYVLVAVVAVGNLSYQEIISSRDYALAEAAKPSLGEMGFLLVTFAAVVSTSSAINATLYGTAGISYMVAKY; encoded by the coding sequence ATCGGATTCTGGGAAGCGTTCAGCATAGGAGTAGGGGGAATGATTGGAGGAGGGATTTTCGCCGTTTTAGGCTTGAGCGTTCAGTATTCTAAAGGTCTTGCTCCGCTGGCATTTCTAATCTCTGGAGTTATCGCTCTCTTAACTTCCTATTCCTACGCTAAACTAACTGTCAGGTTTCCCAGCAGAGGAGGTACAATAGAATTCCTTGTGAAAGCTTACGGGACGGATGTTTTTTCGGGCACGCTCAACCTTTTGTTGCTCGCAAGCTACATAATAATGATTTCGCTCTACTCTTACGCTTTTGGGAGCTATGCAACGAATCTCTTTAATTTTCAATTTCCTTTCCTCAAACATCTTCTCATATCCTTTCCTATTATCGCTTTTACTCTCGTAAACGCTTACGGAGCTGTGGTGAGCGGAAGAGCTGAAGATGTCCTTGTTGCTTTCAAAGTTATTGTTTTGGTTGTTGTAGCCGTGGCTGGATTAGGATACATAAACCCCAAAAGGTTCTCCGAAGTGGAAGCCGGATTTGCAGATGTGATTGTTGGTGGAATGATAATATTTCTCGCTTACGAGGGTTTTGAGCTTATCGCAAATGCTGGAAGTGATGTTGAAAAGCCCGAGGTTTTGAGGAAAGCTTTCTTCGCCTCGGTTTTGTTCGTTATCGTAATTTACGTTCTTGTGGCAGTGGTGGCGGTGGGCAATTTGAGTTATCAGGAAATAATTTCCTCAAGAGACTACGCTCTTGCTGAAGCTGCTAAACCCTCTCTTGGGGAGATGGGATTTCTCCTCGTAACTTTTGCAGCCGTCGTTTCAACAAGCTCAGCCATAAACGCAACTCTGTACGGTACAGCCGGAATCAGTTACATGGTGGCAAAATACTGA
- a CDS encoding nucleotidyltransferase domain-containing protein — MEEISTAGSSAFLLIFFFVNVAALRLKRYLKMRAGLPLAGAAMSLISLAILLFRMAEESIGSLYMLLFIVLGCFLLELSYRTLTGRKMGEFIDSGLKKREKNLAEWESWVKNFAKNLSKLVEDVEIYLVGSHARGEKEKSHDVDLLVFSDKLDYSQLEEAKRNARLSKYHPLHLHIESRKKRDEALRRAKRSIRIEP; from the coding sequence TTGGAAGAAATATCAACAGCTGGAAGCAGTGCTTTTCTACTAATCTTTTTCTTCGTCAACGTCGCGGCGCTTAGACTGAAAAGGTATTTAAAAATGAGAGCCGGGCTACCTTTAGCTGGAGCCGCTATGAGTTTAATCTCGCTCGCAATTCTCCTTTTCAGAATGGCTGAGGAAAGTATAGGGAGTCTTTACATGCTCCTTTTTATCGTACTCGGATGTTTTTTGCTCGAGTTATCGTACAGAACGCTTACCGGAAGAAAGATGGGAGAGTTCATAGACTCTGGACTGAAGAAGAGGGAGAAAAACTTGGCTGAGTGGGAGAGCTGGGTTAAAAACTTTGCAAAAAATCTCAGCAAACTTGTTGAGGACGTGGAAATCTATCTGGTTGGGAGTCATGCGAGGGGGGAGAAAGAGAAGTCTCACGACGTCGATCTTCTCGTGTTTTCCGATAAACTCGATTACTCTCAGCTTGAGGAGGCTAAGAGAAATGCCAGATTGAGCAAGTACCATCCCCTTCATCTACACATCGAAAGTAGAAAAAAGAGAGATGAAGCTTTAAGAAGGGCTAAGCGTAGCATTAGAATTGAACCCTAA
- the tatC gene encoding twin-arginine translocase subunit TatC produces the protein MEPPEDREMELREHLAELRTRVIRSLISLLIFMGLYFYKSDELMYLYWNNILPGREMVAYSPTEPIVAKIVFSFFLAFITAYPHIMYEVYLFMKPGLYEHERKFMKTFIPLSYAFFLVGVGIAYFIILPKLYGAVAVEMLGAEPYLSIKKTLYNSLKICAALGLSMQLPVIAAIAVRIGLVSSKWLREKRLIIYLAVLILATNMSLDITGLSQIIVLAVFVVMYEVSIFVSSLAEK, from the coding sequence GTGGAACCTCCAGAAGACAGAGAGATGGAACTCAGGGAGCATCTTGCCGAGCTCAGAACGAGAGTAATCCGTTCTCTCATCTCTTTACTCATTTTCATGGGGTTATATTTCTACAAATCGGACGAGCTGATGTATTTGTATTGGAACAACATTCTTCCCGGACGGGAGATGGTAGCGTATTCCCCAACTGAGCCTATCGTGGCTAAAATAGTCTTTTCCTTCTTCCTCGCTTTTATAACCGCTTACCCCCACATAATGTACGAAGTCTACCTGTTTATGAAACCCGGGTTGTACGAGCACGAAAGAAAGTTCATGAAGACCTTTATTCCTCTCTCCTACGCTTTCTTCCTCGTTGGAGTGGGAATCGCTTATTTCATCATCCTTCCAAAACTTTACGGAGCGGTAGCCGTGGAAATGCTTGGAGCAGAACCCTATCTTTCGATAAAAAAGACTCTCTACAATTCCCTGAAAATTTGCGCCGCCTTAGGCTTGTCGATGCAGCTTCCTGTAATTGCAGCTATTGCCGTGAGAATCGGGCTGGTAAGCTCCAAATGGTTGAGGGAGAAAAGGTTAATAATATATTTGGCAGTTCTTATTCTCGCAACTAACATGAGTCTGGACATAACCGGACTGAGCCAGATAATCGTGTTAGCGGTGTTCGTTGTGATGTACGAAGTAAGCATCTTTGTATCATCCTTGGCTGAGAAGTGA
- the trkA gene encoding Trk system potassium transporter TrkA — translation MRIVIAGAGEVGYNIAKDVSDAHEVVVIESDEEKIIDLERLNVETIIGNAANVEILKKAEVKKADIFVAVTGNDEVNLLSGLAAKKLGAEKVIVRVGNPEYVDRPVIKNHPLGYDILLCPQLVLATEIAKLITIPGAVYFASIEDLEVVELQVSENSPIAGKRIAEINIPEGIIIGAIHRGNEIIVPKGEERIFPGDRLAVIGWSGQTGVARRIMGIPVVKNVVIFGGGTVGSYLARMLDKSSLNIKLIDSNERRCEELCSMLRRTKVIYGDATDMDLLIEEEVGKSDVVVAATDSDEKNLLSSLLAKNLGAKKAIARVEKGKYVELFEKVGVDVALSPRKVTYLEVMRQLRLMRVETLGDYEASIAVLEYVASKKLDGKKIREIKFPENTIVGAIKRNGEIIIPRGDTEIKLGDRLYILTSWRNVEKVDKMLS, via the coding sequence ATGAGGATCGTTATCGCTGGGGCTGGAGAAGTAGGTTACAACATAGCGAAAGACGTCTCGGATGCCCATGAAGTTGTCGTAATCGAATCGGACGAGGAGAAGATTATAGATCTCGAAAGGCTCAATGTGGAAACGATAATCGGAAACGCTGCGAACGTTGAAATTTTAAAAAAGGCAGAGGTCAAGAAAGCAGATATATTTGTGGCAGTAACGGGAAATGACGAGGTAAACCTTCTTTCTGGTTTAGCAGCTAAAAAGCTCGGAGCTGAAAAGGTAATAGTTAGAGTTGGGAATCCGGAGTACGTGGACAGACCGGTGATAAAAAATCATCCCCTCGGCTACGACATACTTCTCTGCCCTCAGCTCGTTTTAGCCACTGAGATAGCGAAGCTCATAACGATTCCCGGTGCTGTTTACTTCGCCTCGATAGAGGACTTGGAAGTTGTTGAGCTGCAAGTCTCTGAAAATTCTCCGATAGCTGGAAAGAGGATAGCGGAAATAAACATACCGGAGGGAATAATTATTGGAGCGATCCACAGAGGGAACGAAATAATCGTCCCGAAAGGGGAGGAGAGAATTTTCCCCGGAGACAGACTGGCTGTTATAGGGTGGAGCGGGCAAACTGGTGTGGCGAGAAGAATCATGGGAATTCCGGTTGTTAAGAACGTCGTGATTTTCGGAGGAGGCACAGTCGGCAGCTACCTTGCGAGAATGCTCGATAAAAGTAGTTTGAACATAAAGCTGATAGATTCAAACGAGAGGAGATGTGAAGAGCTTTGCTCAATGCTCAGGAGAACGAAGGTGATCTACGGAGACGCTACAGACATGGATCTGTTAATCGAAGAGGAAGTCGGTAAGAGTGACGTGGTCGTTGCAGCAACGGACAGCGACGAGAAAAACCTTCTATCATCGCTGTTAGCAAAAAACCTCGGAGCTAAGAAAGCTATTGCGAGGGTTGAAAAAGGAAAATACGTGGAGCTTTTCGAGAAAGTCGGTGTGGATGTGGCGTTGTCTCCGAGGAAAGTCACGTACCTCGAAGTTATGAGGCAGCTGAGGTTGATGAGGGTAGAAACACTCGGCGATTACGAAGCAAGCATAGCGGTGCTTGAGTACGTGGCGTCTAAGAAACTTGACGGGAAAAAGATAAGGGAGATAAAGTTTCCGGAGAACACGATAGTTGGAGCGATAAAAAGGAACGGAGAGATAATCATACCGAGAGGAGATACGGAAATAAAGCTCGGAGACAGGCTATACATTCTCACCTCGTGGAGGAACGTTGAAAAGGTAGACAAGATGCTATCATGA